One stretch of Roseimicrobium sp. ORNL1 DNA includes these proteins:
- a CDS encoding alpha/beta hydrolase-fold protein has protein sequence MRLPLLLLLLLLVLSPSPQAKAAEPEFPLTEDSKPRADVPKGEMIKDTYTSAGDIFPGTQREYQLYIPHGLDRSKPVAFMVFQDGVIYQAPVVFDNLIARKDIPPLIGVFIKPGVVPAANENALPRFNRSYEYDSIADNYSRFLIEEFLPAIEKKHGIKLSTDPNDAAISGNSSGGIAAFMVAWHHPDRFRRVFTGVGTYVGIHGGDRLPVLVRKLEPKPIRIFLQSGTGDNNLYCGDWWMANQMMERSFSWAGYEVNHAWGEGGHNGKHATQIFPDVLRWLWKDWQTNEEIKANAKGESKWKGYEVLVEGHSWTEVPASGGPFRWEHMVANSKGNVIAWGTSAPEWTFVEFDTKGKSRKLDLPVEAPRAVVWTHDDTMVVLSGNPNKRKLVLFKVGADGKAAKWAEGIGGYPDNMVMTHDGTLYCSDGTWLAGVKPSGEVFDATGIMDVHISSLALSPDQTQLYTISSSVSGAADAWKIQGDGKVSDRQHGFYQLEGGGYASNPCVDQEGRFYTATGEGVEVCDQAGRVNFIIATPEPPGCICFGGKDLSELFIACGDKIYKRPMKVRGVVSGQMPPIKPAAPKL, from the coding sequence ATGCGCCTGCCCCTTCTCTTGCTTTTGCTCCTGCTCGTACTCTCGCCCTCTCCTCAGGCGAAGGCGGCGGAACCGGAGTTTCCTCTCACGGAGGATTCCAAGCCGCGGGCCGATGTGCCCAAGGGGGAGATGATCAAAGATACCTACACCAGCGCTGGAGACATTTTCCCGGGCACGCAGCGTGAGTACCAGCTCTACATTCCCCACGGGCTGGACCGCTCGAAGCCCGTTGCCTTCATGGTGTTCCAGGATGGCGTTATCTATCAGGCGCCGGTGGTGTTCGACAACTTGATCGCGAGGAAGGACATCCCGCCCCTCATCGGTGTCTTCATCAAGCCAGGCGTGGTTCCCGCCGCGAACGAGAATGCGCTGCCGCGCTTCAACCGCAGTTATGAATACGACAGCATCGCGGATAACTACTCACGCTTCCTGATTGAGGAGTTCCTGCCGGCCATCGAAAAGAAGCACGGCATCAAGCTGAGCACGGACCCGAACGATGCTGCCATCTCCGGAAACAGCAGCGGCGGCATCGCCGCTTTCATGGTGGCATGGCATCACCCAGATCGTTTCCGTCGCGTCTTCACGGGTGTGGGAACCTATGTGGGTATCCATGGCGGTGACCGTCTGCCGGTGCTGGTGCGCAAACTCGAGCCCAAGCCCATCCGTATCTTCCTGCAGAGCGGCACCGGGGACAACAACCTGTACTGCGGCGATTGGTGGATGGCGAACCAGATGATGGAGCGCTCTTTTAGCTGGGCTGGCTATGAGGTGAATCACGCGTGGGGTGAAGGTGGCCACAATGGCAAGCACGCCACCCAAATCTTCCCCGACGTCCTTCGCTGGCTGTGGAAAGACTGGCAAACGAATGAGGAGATCAAGGCGAATGCGAAGGGAGAATCAAAGTGGAAGGGATATGAGGTGCTTGTGGAAGGTCATTCGTGGACGGAGGTTCCTGCGTCCGGCGGTCCCTTTCGGTGGGAACACATGGTGGCTAACAGCAAGGGAAATGTCATTGCGTGGGGAACCAGTGCGCCTGAGTGGACGTTTGTTGAATTCGATACGAAGGGGAAATCCCGAAAGCTTGATCTGCCAGTTGAGGCTCCGCGCGCGGTCGTGTGGACTCATGACGATACGATGGTGGTGTTGTCAGGCAATCCCAACAAGAGGAAGCTGGTTCTATTCAAGGTGGGAGCGGACGGAAAGGCAGCAAAATGGGCCGAGGGCATCGGAGGCTATCCCGATAACATGGTGATGACCCATGATGGCACACTCTACTGCAGCGATGGAACCTGGCTTGCGGGTGTGAAGCCATCAGGGGAGGTCTTTGATGCGACAGGGATTATGGATGTGCACATTTCAAGCCTCGCGCTTTCTCCAGACCAAACGCAACTATACACAATTTCCAGCTCGGTATCCGGAGCGGCCGATGCATGGAAAATCCAAGGCGACGGTAAGGTTTCCGATCGCCAGCATGGCTTTTATCAATTGGAAGGAGGAGGATATGCCAGCAATCCTTGCGTCGATCAGGAGGGGAGATTCTACACAGCGACAGGCGAGGGAGTCGAAGTGTGTGACCAAGCAGGGCGCGTGAACTTTATCATTGCAACTCCCGAGCCTCCGGGTTGCATTTGCTTCGGTGGTAAGGATCTTAGCGAACTCTTCATTGCATGCGGCGACAAGATCTACAAGCGTCCCATGAAAGTCCGTGGAGTAGTCAGTGGCCAGATGCCGCCCATCAAGCCTGCGGCACCGAAGTTGTAG
- a CDS encoding MOSC domain-containing protein: protein MKIRHIYISPAHVYVGHHGKPAGETLMVEVPEVECVTGKGLKGDRYFDFKKDYKGQITFFSEEVYDRLCEQMQVTDKDPSVFRRNVIVRGVDLNSLIGAEFELQGVRFIGTQEAAPCYWMNTAFAPGAEELLKGSGGLRARILSDGVLRRNR from the coding sequence ATGAAAATCCGGCACATCTACATTTCCCCGGCGCACGTCTATGTGGGTCACCACGGCAAGCCCGCGGGCGAGACGCTCATGGTAGAGGTCCCGGAAGTGGAATGCGTGACGGGCAAGGGCCTCAAGGGCGATCGCTACTTCGATTTCAAGAAAGACTACAAGGGACAGATCACCTTTTTCTCCGAGGAAGTGTATGATCGCCTGTGCGAGCAGATGCAGGTGACAGATAAAGACCCCTCTGTCTTCCGCCGGAATGTCATCGTGCGCGGCGTGGACTTGAACAGCCTCATCGGCGCCGAGTTCGAGCTGCAGGGCGTACGGTTCATCGGCACCCAGGAGGCCGCCCCCTGCTACTGGATGAACACAGCCTTCGCTCCGGGCGCAGAAGAACTGCTGAAAGGCAGCGGCGGCCTGCGAGCACGCATCTTGAGCGACGGTGTCCTGCGAAGGAATAGATAG
- a CDS encoding molybdenum cofactor guanylyltransferase, which yields MNPDPGLPPFAAALICGGRSFRMGRDKAWLDWGGSPLWSVQLEKLSSLRPTRLLIACREEQNIQALGAEIVYDPPGNAGPLPALLRCLELVQMPLLALAVDMPEMSPDLLRRMVEEGVAENRGVIFHNEAFGYETLAALYPPAATPLLRAAVQAHDYRLQSIAQAAVDAGLMFVHEPSHMEDDQFRNVNTPDDLE from the coding sequence ATGAACCCGGACCCCGGCCTTCCGCCCTTTGCCGCCGCACTCATTTGCGGGGGCAGATCCTTCCGCATGGGTCGGGACAAGGCGTGGCTGGACTGGGGTGGCAGCCCACTTTGGAGTGTGCAACTCGAGAAGCTCAGCTCCCTCCGGCCCACCCGGCTTCTCATCGCCTGCCGTGAAGAGCAGAACATCCAGGCGCTGGGCGCGGAGATCGTTTACGATCCTCCCGGAAACGCCGGACCGCTGCCGGCGCTGCTGCGTTGTCTGGAGCTGGTGCAAATGCCGCTGCTCGCACTGGCGGTGGATATGCCGGAGATGAGCCCGGATCTGCTGCGGCGGATGGTGGAGGAAGGAGTCGCGGAGAACCGGGGCGTGATTTTTCACAACGAGGCCTTCGGTTATGAAACCCTGGCTGCACTGTATCCTCCGGCTGCCACCCCACTGCTGCGCGCCGCAGTGCAAGCTCACGACTACCGGCTCCAATCCATCGCCCAGGCTGCTGTAGACGCAGGTCTCATGTTCGTACATGAACCTTCCCACATGGAGGATGACCAGTTCAGAAACGTAAACACTCCTGATGACCTTGAGTGA
- the fdhD gene encoding formate dehydrogenase accessory sulfurtransferase FdhD has translation MSDADLDASTPVRLSRLVRGEAAIRADDVVATEEPLEIRVEGRSLAVVMRTPGHDEELTAGFLLTEGVVQHGSQIFELSVCPSRSEGQGNVADVLLSGVEMNWDSLTRHVFSGSSCGVCGKATIDSVFQKFPAVTTDWQVSSDLLLKLPDKLRASQSTFEQTGGLHASALFDLAGNLIVLREDVGRHNALDKVLGFALMSGALPLSKCILMVSGRVSFEIMQKALAGGIPLVAAVSAPSSLAVQFARDSRQTLVGFLRGDRMNVYTGRERVVHEG, from the coding sequence TTGAGTGACGCAGACCTTGATGCCTCGACACCCGTGAGGCTCTCGCGCTTAGTGCGCGGAGAAGCAGCCATTCGTGCCGACGACGTTGTGGCCACGGAGGAGCCGCTGGAGATTCGCGTGGAAGGCCGCAGCCTCGCTGTGGTCATGCGCACGCCGGGACATGACGAGGAACTCACCGCTGGCTTCCTGCTGACGGAAGGCGTGGTGCAACACGGCTCCCAGATCTTCGAGCTCTCCGTCTGCCCCAGCCGCTCGGAAGGGCAGGGCAATGTGGCCGATGTGCTGCTCTCCGGCGTGGAGATGAATTGGGACTCGCTCACGCGGCATGTCTTCTCCGGAAGCAGCTGCGGTGTGTGTGGCAAGGCGACGATCGACTCCGTGTTTCAGAAGTTCCCGGCAGTCACCACAGACTGGCAGGTCTCATCAGATCTCCTGCTCAAGTTGCCGGACAAGCTGCGCGCCTCTCAGTCCACCTTTGAGCAAACGGGAGGCCTGCATGCGAGCGCCCTCTTCGATCTCGCAGGAAACCTCATCGTGCTCCGCGAAGACGTGGGCCGCCACAACGCCCTGGACAAGGTCTTGGGATTCGCCCTGATGTCTGGCGCACTCCCGCTCTCCAAATGCATTCTCATGGTGAGCGGCCGTGTCTCGTTCGAGATCATGCAGAAGGCGCTCGCAGGCGGCATCCCACTCGTGGCCGCCGTCTCCGCGCCGAGCAGCCTCGCGGTGCAATTCGCCAGGGACTCAAGACAAACCCTGGTGGGCTTCCTCCGCGGTGACCGCATGAACGTGTACACGGGCAGGGAGCGAGTCGTGCACGAGGGATAA
- a CDS encoding cysteine desulfurase family protein, whose translation MPGYFDHNATTPLHPVARDAWLKASERHWQNPSGLYREAAETKHRLEEARERLGELLGCEPQRIVFTSGATEANNAVLRMLAAKLPGDSTVFTSCMEHPSVQVPLRATFGKRVREVPSLPDTSLDWEAFATALQPQSQRPALVTIMAANNECGTLLPWQQIALACREAGVRFHCDATQWIGKMPAMQLGECDYITGSAHKFGGPKGIGFLVLRSEDESLGLLIGGPQEEGRRAGTENYPSIGAMVTVLETLTPTLESVSVKQKEFREKFETEICQAIPGTKIVGQNAERLWNTSMLILPRHDHRKWLARLSQQGFAVSTGSACSAGHDGASQVLQAIGATPEEMKRVLRISSGWETCEEEWHGLLAAILRVRDSLDG comes from the coding sequence ATGCCCGGCTACTTCGATCACAATGCCACGACCCCGCTGCACCCCGTGGCGAGGGACGCATGGCTGAAGGCAAGCGAGCGTCATTGGCAGAATCCTTCTGGTCTCTACCGCGAAGCCGCGGAAACAAAACACCGGCTGGAGGAAGCACGCGAACGTCTCGGTGAACTACTGGGCTGTGAGCCACAGCGCATCGTCTTCACCTCCGGCGCCACGGAGGCAAACAACGCCGTGCTGCGCATGCTCGCCGCGAAGCTGCCAGGCGACAGCACCGTGTTCACCTCGTGCATGGAGCATCCCAGCGTGCAGGTTCCGTTGCGAGCGACATTTGGCAAGCGCGTGCGTGAGGTGCCGTCGCTGCCAGACACTTCGTTGGATTGGGAGGCTTTCGCCACCGCACTGCAACCCCAGTCACAACGCCCTGCACTGGTCACCATCATGGCGGCAAACAACGAATGCGGCACGCTGCTTCCCTGGCAACAGATCGCGCTCGCGTGCCGCGAGGCAGGTGTACGATTCCACTGCGATGCCACGCAATGGATCGGCAAGATGCCCGCCATGCAGCTGGGGGAGTGCGACTACATCACCGGCAGCGCGCATAAGTTTGGAGGCCCCAAGGGCATCGGATTTCTCGTGCTGAGATCCGAAGACGAATCGCTTGGCCTTCTCATCGGCGGCCCCCAAGAGGAGGGGCGGCGCGCAGGCACGGAGAACTATCCCTCCATCGGGGCCATGGTGACTGTGCTGGAGACGCTCACGCCCACGCTCGAATCCGTTTCGGTGAAGCAGAAAGAGTTTCGCGAAAAATTTGAAACAGAGATCTGCCAGGCAATCCCCGGCACCAAGATCGTCGGCCAGAACGCTGAACGCCTGTGGAACACCAGCATGCTCATCCTGCCACGGCACGATCATCGCAAATGGCTCGCACGCCTCAGCCAGCAGGGCTTCGCCGTCTCCACCGGCTCCGCCTGCAGCGCCGGACACGATGGGGCCTCCCAGGTGCTGCAGGCCATCGGCGCCACGCCGGAGGAGATGAAGCGCGTACTGCGCATCAGCAGCGGATGGGAAACTTGCGAAGAAGAGTGGCACGGCCTGCTGGCAGCCATACTACGCGTGCGTGACAGCCTGGATGGGTAG
- a CDS encoding right-handed parallel beta-helix repeat-containing protein, with product MIRRHFPTGTLQSAVALLLLLLSPVTRSVRAAEVNVSDRTALVKALQQATPGTTIRIAPGTYRGGLDATGLKGEKDKPIVIAGADPKQPPVLEGGNGGIHLSGCSHVEIRDLHITGATGNGVNIDDGGDRNTPSRGIVLRRLTVTNIGPEGNRDGIKMSGVDGFTIDGCHVERWGSGGSAIDFVGCHEGVVENCVFTHDAGAAAQGSGVQNKGGSRGITIRRCRFTNAGSRAVNAGGSTGLEFMRPENPGFEAKDITVEDCYFTGSAAPVAFVGVDGAVFQRNTIYRPTRWVLRILQENQNPGYAACRNGVFRENLIVFHASDLSTAANVGGSTEPQSFRFEKNAWYCVDSPTRTQSLVRLPVAEVGGVYGTDPMLKDPAAGDLAKGKESSLKEYGVSEK from the coding sequence ATGATTCGCCGCCACTTCCCTACTGGGACCTTGCAAAGCGCCGTTGCGCTTTTGTTGCTACTTCTGTCTCCAGTGACCCGCTCCGTCCGTGCGGCGGAGGTGAATGTTTCCGATCGGACGGCGCTGGTGAAAGCGCTGCAGCAGGCGACGCCCGGCACGACCATCCGCATCGCGCCGGGAACGTATCGTGGGGGCCTCGACGCCACCGGGCTGAAAGGTGAGAAAGACAAGCCCATCGTGATTGCCGGAGCGGACCCGAAGCAGCCACCTGTGTTGGAAGGAGGTAATGGAGGCATTCACCTCAGCGGCTGCAGCCATGTGGAGATCCGTGACCTCCATATCACTGGGGCGACGGGCAATGGGGTCAACATTGATGATGGAGGCGATCGCAACACTCCGTCACGCGGCATCGTGCTGCGCCGGCTCACGGTGACCAACATCGGTCCAGAGGGGAATCGCGATGGCATCAAGATGTCCGGGGTGGATGGATTCACCATCGACGGATGCCACGTGGAGCGCTGGGGCAGTGGCGGCTCGGCGATTGATTTCGTAGGATGTCATGAGGGTGTGGTGGAGAACTGTGTCTTTACGCATGACGCCGGAGCTGCGGCACAGGGCAGCGGCGTGCAAAACAAAGGCGGCAGCCGTGGGATTACCATTCGCCGCTGCCGGTTCACCAATGCGGGCAGCCGTGCGGTGAATGCCGGCGGGAGCACCGGACTCGAATTCATGCGACCGGAGAATCCGGGGTTCGAGGCGAAGGACATCACGGTGGAGGATTGTTACTTCACCGGCTCGGCTGCGCCTGTGGCGTTTGTAGGAGTGGACGGCGCGGTGTTTCAGCGGAACACGATCTATCGCCCGACCCGCTGGGTGCTGCGCATCCTACAGGAGAATCAGAACCCGGGCTATGCTGCCTGTCGCAATGGCGTTTTCCGGGAGAACCTCATCGTCTTCCACGCGAGCGACCTCTCAACTGCGGCGAATGTGGGCGGAAGCACCGAGCCGCAGAGTTTCCGCTTCGAGAAGAATGCGTGGTACTGCGTGGATAGTCCCACGCGCACGCAGTCACTTGTGCGCCTGCCGGTGGCTGAGGTCGGTGGAGTCTATGGCACGGATCCGATGCTGAAGGATCCTGCTGCGGGTGACTTGGCCAAGGGCAAGGAGAGTTCGCTGAAAGAGTATGGCGTGAGCGAAAAGTGA
- the trpS gene encoding tryptophan--tRNA ligase, whose translation MRILSGLQPTGRLHLGNYFGMMQPALQLQHEGEAFYFIADYHSLTAIQDAKVLRENVRNLAIDFLACGLDPEKAVFFRQSDVPEVTELSWILNTVTPMPMLENCHSYKDKIANGITPNSGLFTYPVLMAADILIYDSDLVPVGKDQKQHLEVTRDIAVKMNLAYGEGLLKIPQARIREETAVVLGTDGRKMSKSYGNTIGLFEDEKPLKKKIMAIVTDSTPVDEPKPIEGSSIVALYRLVATSEEVAAMERDHLSGGVGYGDFKKRLWEKLWGFFAEAREKRAEILSKPGYVEDVLQDGAAKARAVAKKTVERVRKAVGLG comes from the coding sequence ATGCGCATCCTCTCTGGACTCCAGCCCACCGGCCGGCTTCACCTCGGCAACTACTTCGGCATGATGCAGCCCGCGCTGCAGCTTCAGCACGAAGGAGAGGCGTTTTATTTCATCGCAGACTACCACTCCCTGACCGCCATCCAGGACGCCAAGGTATTGCGCGAAAACGTGCGAAATCTGGCCATCGATTTCCTCGCCTGCGGACTCGATCCGGAGAAGGCGGTTTTCTTCCGCCAGAGTGACGTGCCCGAAGTGACGGAGCTTTCTTGGATCCTCAACACCGTCACGCCCATGCCGATGCTGGAGAACTGCCACAGCTACAAGGACAAGATCGCCAACGGCATCACGCCGAACAGCGGTCTCTTCACCTACCCGGTGCTCATGGCGGCGGATATCCTCATCTACGACAGTGACCTCGTCCCAGTCGGCAAGGATCAGAAGCAACACCTGGAAGTGACCCGCGACATCGCGGTGAAGATGAATCTCGCCTATGGTGAAGGCCTGCTGAAGATTCCCCAAGCACGCATCCGCGAGGAAACCGCTGTGGTGCTCGGTACGGATGGGCGCAAGATGAGCAAGAGCTACGGCAATACGATTGGACTTTTCGAGGACGAAAAACCTCTCAAGAAAAAGATTATGGCCATCGTGACGGACTCCACTCCCGTGGATGAGCCGAAGCCAATCGAAGGCAGCAGCATCGTGGCGCTCTACCGTCTCGTGGCTACTTCTGAGGAAGTGGCGGCCATGGAGCGGGACCACCTGTCAGGAGGCGTGGGCTATGGCGACTTCAAAAAGCGCCTCTGGGAAAAACTGTGGGGGTTCTTCGCCGAAGCCCGCGAGAAGCGCGCTGAAATCCTCTCCAAGCCCGGCTACGTCGAAGACGTACTTCAGGACGGTGCGGCAAAGGCTCGCGCGGTGGCGAAGAAGACCGTTGAACGGGTGCGCAAAGCAGTGGGACTCGGTTGA
- a CDS encoding VOC family protein yields the protein MSAEPAPTTARVRRISPMLAVADMEETLAFYTTVLGFTVTMQSAEYSIVARDGATIHFMKAADESVMTAVRGHTEVYIEVDDIRSVYEHAKTCKLPGRMTEIKVREYGMTEFHIDDPNDCLVFVGQETR from the coding sequence ATGAGCGCCGAACCCGCCCCGACCACCGCCCGAGTGAGACGCATCAGCCCCATGCTCGCCGTGGCGGACATGGAGGAGACGCTCGCCTTCTACACCACGGTGCTGGGTTTCACGGTGACCATGCAGTCGGCCGAGTACTCCATCGTCGCTCGCGATGGCGCCACCATCCACTTCATGAAGGCCGCGGACGAATCCGTGATGACCGCAGTACGAGGCCACACAGAGGTTTACATCGAAGTGGATGACATCCGCTCCGTGTACGAACACGCGAAGACCTGCAAGCTGCCGGGACGCATGACGGAGATCAAAGTCCGGGAGTACGGCATGACCGAGTTTCACATCGATGATCCGAACGACTGCCTCGTGTTCGTGGGGCAGGAGACGCGATAA
- a CDS encoding protein-tyrosine-phosphatase → MPDPLRVLFVCAMNQWRSPTAEAMYRHDTRLQVRSAGVRSEARRRLSDSDVAWADVIFVMEHKQKARIQEQFREVQLPPVMVLDVPDDYTYLDPELQRLLQASIEPELQALLELRAGG, encoded by the coding sequence ATGCCAGATCCTCTCCGCGTTCTCTTCGTGTGCGCCATGAACCAGTGGCGCAGTCCCACCGCGGAGGCCATGTATCGGCATGATACGCGCCTGCAGGTGCGCTCTGCTGGAGTGAGGTCGGAAGCAAGGCGGCGGCTCAGCGACTCCGATGTCGCGTGGGCGGATGTCATCTTCGTCATGGAGCACAAGCAGAAGGCTCGCATCCAGGAGCAGTTCCGTGAGGTGCAGCTCCCGCCCGTGATGGTGCTGGACGTTCCGGATGACTACACCTATCTCGATCCGGAACTGCAACGGCTCCTGCAGGCATCCATCGAGCCGGAACTACAAGCGCTGCTGGAACTCCGCGCTGGCGGATAG
- a CDS encoding pseudouridine synthase, translating into MLLAFYKPYGVLSQFTKEHPTHRVLAEFGFPKDVYPIGRLDSDSEGLLLLSDEAKWNERLLHPRHGHARTYHAQVERIPEEAALEKLRRGVKLPDFTSLPCKATLVEPDPPHPPRVPPIRERKSVPTSWLELTLTEGKNRQVRRMTAAVGFPTLRLIRVAIGAFALRESGLKEGQWRELTPVEIKLVLQQD; encoded by the coding sequence TTGCTCCTCGCCTTCTACAAGCCCTACGGCGTGCTCTCGCAGTTCACCAAAGAGCATCCCACGCATCGCGTGCTCGCAGAGTTTGGCTTTCCCAAGGATGTGTATCCCATCGGGCGGCTGGATTCGGACTCGGAGGGATTGCTGTTGTTGAGCGACGAGGCAAAGTGGAACGAGCGGCTGTTGCATCCCAGGCACGGGCATGCGCGCACGTATCACGCCCAGGTGGAACGCATTCCTGAAGAAGCGGCCCTGGAAAAACTTCGCCGTGGTGTGAAGTTGCCGGATTTCACCTCGCTGCCGTGCAAGGCGACGCTGGTGGAGCCTGACCCACCACATCCTCCGCGGGTGCCGCCCATTCGTGAACGCAAGAGCGTTCCCACGAGCTGGCTGGAACTCACGCTGACTGAAGGGAAGAACCGACAGGTGCGGCGCATGACGGCGGCCGTGGGGTTTCCCACGCTACGGTTGATTCGCGTGGCCATAGGCGCATTTGCGTTGCGCGAGTCAGGATTGAAAGAGGGACAGTGGCGGGAGCTTACGCCGGTGGAGATCAAGCTGGTGCTGCAGCAAGATTGA
- a CDS encoding FKBP-type peptidyl-prolyl cis-trans isomerase — protein sequence MKSILLCPVLALATVATLGAQENKPADAKPAAPAAAPAKEDPAQQDKVSYFIGTQIGSNFKRDGIEIVPDTLVQGIKDALAEKKDGKYTEAELMAAMQSFQATMEAKQRVELAKRQEEMEKVMNELSKSGPKNKEEGEKFLATNAKREGVTTTASGLQYEVLKKADGPKPKATDEVTVHYKGTLISGDEFDSSEKHGQPATFRLNEVIPGWTEGVQLMPVGSKYKFYIPSKLAYGEQVQPPKIGPNSTLVFEVELLNVGGEAK from the coding sequence ATGAAATCCATCCTCCTGTGCCCTGTCCTCGCTCTTGCTACCGTCGCCACTCTTGGCGCGCAGGAGAACAAGCCCGCTGATGCCAAACCCGCCGCTCCCGCTGCGGCTCCCGCGAAGGAAGACCCTGCCCAGCAGGACAAGGTGAGCTATTTCATCGGCACCCAGATTGGCTCCAATTTCAAGCGCGATGGCATCGAAATCGTGCCGGATACTTTGGTGCAGGGCATCAAGGATGCGCTCGCTGAAAAGAAGGATGGCAAGTACACCGAGGCTGAATTGATGGCAGCCATGCAGTCCTTCCAGGCGACGATGGAAGCCAAGCAGCGGGTGGAACTGGCCAAGCGCCAGGAAGAGATGGAAAAGGTGATGAACGAACTTTCCAAGTCCGGCCCCAAGAACAAGGAAGAGGGTGAAAAGTTCCTCGCGACAAACGCCAAGCGTGAAGGCGTGACCACCACGGCCAGCGGCCTGCAGTATGAAGTGCTCAAGAAGGCGGACGGCCCCAAGCCCAAGGCCACCGATGAAGTGACTGTGCACTACAAGGGCACGCTCATCAGCGGCGACGAATTCGACAGCTCCGAGAAGCATGGCCAGCCCGCCACCTTCCGCCTGAACGAAGTGATCCCCGGCTGGACCGAAGGCGTGCAGCTCATGCCCGTGGGTAGCAAGTACAAGTTCTACATCCCCTCCAAGCTGGCCTACGGTGAGCAGGTGCAGCCCCCGAAGATCGGTCCGAACTCCACGCTCGTATTCGAAGTGGAACTCCTGAACGTCGGCGGCGAAGCCAAGTAA
- a CDS encoding sigma-70 family RNA polymerase sigma factor produces the protein MNDPAVASSAAQPSSEVADLELVKRCQRGDARSFDLLVTRYRGKVYGMCYHLVQNDQDAWDLAQEAFIKAWKALPSFKGDSSFYTWLYRIAHNTSYDWLRKKRIQSDGEFNDEIGRPVAAGAEAVPKGDFAPDEALKNRELGARIHEAIAQLSPDHRTVILLREVEGHSYEEIAQATSSSLGTVMSRLFYARKKLQELLKDTYENA, from the coding sequence ATGAACGACCCCGCCGTGGCTTCTTCCGCCGCCCAGCCCTCCAGCGAGGTCGCCGACTTGGAACTCGTCAAACGGTGCCAGCGCGGCGACGCGCGGTCGTTTGATCTGCTTGTCACTCGTTATCGCGGAAAGGTTTACGGCATGTGCTACCACCTTGTACAGAACGACCAGGATGCATGGGACCTCGCCCAAGAGGCCTTCATCAAGGCGTGGAAGGCGCTGCCCTCGTTCAAGGGGGACTCGTCCTTCTACACGTGGCTGTACCGCATCGCCCACAACACCTCCTACGACTGGCTCCGCAAAAAACGGATCCAGAGCGACGGGGAGTTCAACGATGAAATAGGCCGCCCCGTGGCCGCCGGCGCGGAGGCCGTGCCGAAAGGCGACTTCGCTCCCGACGAAGCGTTGAAGAACCGCGAGTTGGGTGCACGTATCCATGAAGCCATCGCGCAGCTCAGCCCGGACCACCGCACCGTCATTCTCCTGCGGGAGGTGGAGGGTCACAGCTACGAGGAAATCGCACAAGCAACCAGCAGCAGCCTCGGCACCGTGATGAGCCGCCTTTTCTACGCCCGCAAAAAGCTTCAAGAACTGCTCAAGGACACTTATGAAAACGCCTGA
- a CDS encoding DUF3592 domain-containing protein: MTSTKGARTLKVLMGLALIIMGAIATGVLWVSYKRAEETRHWKPVPAVITVSLLLTERPTHNSPLAYRPEIHYHYTIEGKQHTSTHIRRVEGRSSHKEGAEARLEEYPVGKEVTAWVNPADHDFALLEHSSRAALYSIWFPCLFIVGGLGMIISALRQK; the protein is encoded by the coding sequence ATGACCTCCACCAAGGGCGCGCGCACGCTTAAAGTCCTCATGGGCCTCGCCCTCATCATCATGGGCGCGATTGCCACCGGAGTGCTTTGGGTTTCCTACAAACGGGCGGAAGAGACCCGCCACTGGAAGCCCGTGCCTGCGGTCATCACCGTCTCCCTCCTGCTTACCGAGCGCCCCACGCACAACTCCCCCCTCGCCTACCGGCCGGAGATTCACTACCACTACACGATCGAGGGAAAGCAGCACACTTCCACCCACATCCGCCGCGTGGAAGGCCGCTCCTCCCACAAGGAAGGCGCCGAGGCCAGGTTGGAAGAGTATCCCGTGGGCAAGGAAGTCACCGCCTGGGTGAATCCCGCCGACCACGACTTTGCGCTCCTGGAGCACTCCTCACGCGCTGCCCTCTACAGCATCTGGTTCCCCTGTCTTTTCATCGTGGGTGGCTTGGGGATGATCATCTCGGCGCTACGGCAGAAGTAG